The region TGAAGATCGGGATTGCTCCAGATCGTCCTTGAAAGGAGGTGATCCAGCCGCAGGTTCCCCTACGGCTACCTTGTTACGACTTCACCCCAGTCGCTGACCCTACCGTGGCCGGCTGCCTCCTTGCGGTTAGCGGACCGTCTTCGGGTAGAACCAACTCCCATGGTGTGACGGGCGGTGTGTACAAGGCCCGGGAACGTATTCACCGTGGCATGCTGATCCACGATTACTAGCGATTCCGACTTCATGCACCCGAGTTGCAGAGTGCAATCCGAACTGAGACATCTTTTGGAGATTAGCGCCCTCTCGCGAGGTGGCGACCCATTGTAGATGCCATTGTAGCACGTGTGTAGCCCAGCCCGTAAGGGCCATGAGGACTTGACGTCATCCCCACCTTCCTCCGGCTTGTCACCGGCAGTCTCTCCAGAGTGCCCACCCGAAGTGCTGGCAATCAGAGGCAGTGGCGCCGGCGCCGGTCCGGTTTCCAGCCAGCGCAACCGGCGGGCTACCGCGCTCAGATCAAGGCCGGTTGGGTTCCCTTGAGCCCGCAGCAGCCCCAGCGCCCGGCGATAGGCCGCCACGGCCCGCTCCCGCTCGCCCGCCCGATCTGCGGCCACGGCAAGGTTCAGGGCCACCCCAAGATCACGCGGCGCGAGGGTGTTGGCTTGCTCCAGGGCCCCCAGGGCGGCGAGAAAATTGCCCGCGCGGGCTTGGGCCAGGCCGATCTGGGCCTGAATGCTGGGGTCAGTGGGCCAGGCCACCGCCAAGCGGCCCAGACGCTCCAGGGCCTCTTCTGGCGCCATCCGGCCCAGCACCCGCACCAGCCGCGCCCGCGGCAGGGGATCGCCGGGGCGCAGGGCCAGCGCGCGCTCGAACGCCAAAGCCGCTTCGCGCAGCCGGCCCTGGGCCTCCAAGACGGCGCCGCGTCCGAGATGGGCATCGGGCAGGGCGGGATTTTGGCGGGTGGCGCGGGTGTAGGCTTTCAGGGCATCATCGTGCAGGCCGGCGCGCAGGGCCCGATAGCCCTCATCGACCGCGTCCTGCCCCCGGCTGGTGCCGCTGGTGATCACCGCCGGCTCGACGGCGGCGGCCTCCTCCTCCTGCGATGGCGGCTCCGGGGACCGACTGGTCTCGGCCCGGGGGCGGGCCGCCGGAGGATCCGTGGCCGGAGGCAGGCTCATTTCCGGGGTAAGACCCCGCAGGACCTGAGGGTCAAGCGAGAGGCTCTCCTCGTCGTCGTCGGCGGCCCGTACGGGCAAGGCAAACAACAAGGCGGCCAGAGCTAAAAAACAGAGCGGGCGACCAACGGCCATCACCAAGGGCCTCCGGGGTGTGAGACCCCCCGGTCTTACCGGGATGGAGCGATCAGGACAAGTCTTGCGAGTAAGCCGGGTGCCCAGGATATAAAACGCGCCAGGGCTCCCGCTCTTGCGTTTTTTGTTGACGCCCCCCGAGAAGGCCTCCGCCGTCTTGGCGTGGCCTTCCCGCTGCGGGGCGGCGGGCGTCAGGCGGCCGGCGCGGTATCGAGGGGGCTGACGTTCCCTTTGAGACGTCCCCCTTCTTCCACCACCAAGGCGGCGGTCCGCACGGTGCCGGTGATTTCGCCGGTTCGGGTCAGGACAACGCGGCGCGTGGCGGTCATCTCGCCTTCAAAGCGGCCACTGATGATGGCTTCAGCGATGTTGACGGTCCCTTGGAACTCGCCTCCTTCGGCCACTTCCAAGGTGTCGGCGTTGTTGAGGTTGGCCTGCACCCGGCCCTCCACGATCAAATGGTCACAAGCGGAAATCTCCCCCGAAAGACGGATTTCGCGGCCCACGGTAAGCTTTTTGCCTTCGTCTGCGCTCTGGTCGGCGCGACGTGGCCCCTGGCCCGGGAGATCGAGAACCCGCCGGGGCACGTCGGGTTGTCTGAGAGGGGGGCTGGTGGGGCGGGTCGCCATGGGCGTTCCTCGTTTGGAAAGCGGTTTTAAGGGGGCCAGCGGATCCGTGGCCGTTGTGGAGGGAGAAGAAACCGAAGAAAATGGCGCCAGGGGCAGGGGAACAGAGGGGGGCAAAACGGATGTTGCGCTAAACGCAGCCGCCCCCGCCCCGGGGGTGAACGCCAACGCCGCCGAGGGGTCAAACGACGCAATGGGGGGGGTGGGCTTGAAGCTCGGCGCCTCCCCTCCCGGCACGGCCTCGTCTTGCTTGCCCGGGGCGGTCGCCGACGGCGAGTCTTTCTCCCGGTCGCCCGGCTTGCGTCCGAACATTGACATCTGTGTATCCTGCCCCTGGGCCGGGACCCTCGGCGG is a window of Pararhodospirillum photometricum DSM 122 DNA encoding:
- a CDS encoding polymer-forming cytoskeletal protein, yielding MSMFGRKPGDREKDSPSATAPGKQDEAVPGGEAPSFKPTPPIASFDPSAALAFTPGAGAAAFSATSVLPPSVPLPLAPFSSVSSPSTTATDPLAPLKPLSKRGTPMATRPTSPPLRQPDVPRRVLDLPGQGPRRADQSADEGKKLTVGREIRLSGEISACDHLIVEGRVQANLNNADTLEVAEGGEFQGTVNIAEAIISGRFEGEMTATRRVVLTRTGEITGTVRTAALVVEEGGRLKGNVSPLDTAPAA